From the genome of Alternaria dauci strain A2016 chromosome 5, whole genome shotgun sequence:
AGAGTCTGACGCCGACTGAGGGCATGAACTGCCATACCCGCAAATGCACACCAACCCGTCTTTGGCAGTTTATACCCAGCACCTACCATCTGGATGCTTGATCTTCTGCGTACCCAGGTTTCCTCGCCCTACGTAGGAAGTCGCACTTGCCGCACACCGGTGCCCATGGCACGAGTAGATGCCGCAAGCAGCCTTTGGTGTTTCTCCCGTCGAAAGTTCCTTGACTTGTAGACAGATTTCCTGCTTTGGCATTTTCCCACGCAACTGAGGCGTTTTGTCGGTTCGGCGTAAGGATTGGCCCACAGTAAGCATGGCTTTGGTAACATTACCAGCTTCGCTTGAAGCAATGTTGACGCACATGTTTTGTCGTGGTCAACGGGTGGTCAGAGGATACCACCCACTAATATATTCACGTCCTCATGTATGATACTAGGCCTATTGGCTCAGGAGGGATATACACATACAGGAAGCGTTCTTCATAAGCATAGTAGTAGCTACATGCGTAAGATTTGCATTAATAGCAAAGTCAGTAATACCAATTCATCGAAACAAACACTGACCATGGTTGTTATCGCGATACAACAAAGGTGATTATGTTATACAATTGCAATTCAGCTCCGCTACGAGCGGTCTATCTACATAATGTACAATCATGTTCCCCCACAGTCACCCGCTTTACCGGTTGCGCAGGTACCAGTTGAACGCCAACTGACCCGTCTCAATGTGGAAGGGCGTGGGCACCTCGGCCAAACCCTGTCTGGCGACGGGATGCCTCAGATACACAGCAGCGCAGATGTTTTGGTTGACTTCGAGATAGCGGGGGATAAAGGCAAATGCGCTCATGTAGTCCCTCGGCCGCCATGGCGTCGCGTACGGCGCCTGAGCGTTGCGCCTGTTCCATGCCGATGTGTGTTCAGTTTCTAGTCTGAGTTTCTCAAAGGCGGAGCGGAGACGCGCTTGGTCTTCGTCTGAGATGAGGGGTTCGGCGGCAGACGCGTCTTTGGGAGAGGATTGTGTGAGGGCAGCGGAGCGCTCGGCGATTTGGTGCTTGAGGAAGTCGAATTGCGTGTCGAGCGTGGAGACGGTCTCTGGGTTTGCGGTGCGCCATAGACTTATTGCTTTCTTGACGCTCTGGCGGAAAGCGCGAAACTTTTGCTTATCTTTTGCTTTGACGTCTTCGGCTAGGACGCCGTCGACTTGCTCCATCAAGTCCTGGAGTTGCTTCTTCAGCTCAGTGGGTGTGGGTTCTTCGCGTGTGGACGAGGATATGACCATGTCGTCATTTTTCGGTTGCTTGGGCGTCTGTCCACCACTTTGCTCGCGGGCTTCGGCGCGGGCGGCGGCCTTTTCCTTAGCGATACGACGCGCCGTCGATGAGCGTTCTTTCGGGGCGCCGGTTGCGAACATGACAGAGGAGGGCTCGACCTGGAACATGTCGCCTGGGTTGAGTGCGTAACCGGGGTAGACCATCTGCATGCGAGTTAGCTGCGAGGACTTGCAATACACGCGAATTGACGCACCTTCTTGCCGTTGACCTTGACCAAGCCGTGGACAACAAACTGCCTGGCCTGTCGGACACTGCTTGCGAATAGCGCCCGGAAGATGGCTGTGTCCAATCGCCTCTCGAGTGGGTAGTATGCCATTTGCATGTACGGTGTCATCGGTGGTGTCCGCGCCTTTTCCGGTGAATCTGCGCCCATTCCTCGTCCAGCTGCCTGCTCTGAACCATCGTGTCGGGCGAGATATCTATGGTCCATGGCCACTACCGCTGGCAGGTTCCGCTTGAACATGTGCTTCCACTTCTTCTCCCGTATGTGTTCGCCATGGTAGGCTCGTGTCGATGCCTTGGCCGTCCATTTCTGCTGGAAATATGTTCGGGTGGTGACGTTTGGGGCCTTAAGTTGCGATAGAGCATATAATGACCATCGTGACCAGTTCTGGCGGACATTCTGCACCCCGTCAGTCCGCCACTCTGTCCAATTCAGACAATAGCAAGCATACCAGCTTCTTTAGCGAATGGAACCTCGGCTTCTTCCTCGGCATGGTGAAGGCGGACCAGGAATTGGTGATATTGTTACAATAGCGGCCCACGCGGCGAGCGTAAATCTGGATAGCGGTCCGTGCCCGTCTGCATCGAAAATTCCCCACTAAGAACCATAGCTATCTCTCACCTGGCGCCCTTTTCTTTCCAACAACCTCCAACCTCTTTGTCGCGAACCTCAAACCGCCTTTTGCAGCTTCTTCTCACATACGCGATTCAGGCTGCATACATACTAAACATGGCAGACCAACAGACCACTGCTGCGCCAGCCGCAAACCCTGCTGAAGTCTCCAAGACTGAGAGCACAACCGACATCAAGTCTGAGTCAAAGGCTGAAACCTCCGACTCCAAGCCCGAGGACAAGGCCATCAAGAGCGAAAATGGCGAGGACAAGGAGGAAGTCAATGGCAAGTCCGAAGACAAGAACGGCCATCGCAACGACCGCGAAGACCGTGGTGACCGATCTGGTCGCAACGACCGCCGCGATGGTGGGCGCGGAGGTCGAGGTGGTCGCGGTGGCCGTGGCAACTTCCGCGACAACCGCAACAAGAGGTGCGCTCAAATGTTCGAGTCTTTGCCTTTTAGTGTTAATCTTTGCGCAGGCAGAACAACCAAGAGTTTGACGATCTTCCCGAGTCTGACGACCCCAACGAGATCCGCGCCCAGGTATGACTCCCACTTTACCATTCACGGTACGCCTGACTAACACTTCCAAGGTTGAGTTTTACTTCTCTGCACAGAACTTGGCAACTGACGAGCACATGTTCATGACGCTCGAAGGCCCCAAGAACACTCCTGTTTCCATCCACCATGTCTGCTCTTTCAAGCGCATGCGCCGCTTCAAGCCCTACTCCGCTGTTGTAAAGGCACTCCGCGAGAGCACCGATCTCGAAGTCGTTGATGATGGCGAGTACAGTAAAGCCGGCAGCGAAGCCGTCAGGCGCAAGGAGCCGATTTCCGTCCCCACTAAGGAAGGTGATGAAAAGAACCCACCCACCACAGAGGAGCTCTTCTACCGCCTCAAGAACAACTCCTCCAACAACATGGAGCGTAGCGCCTACGTCAAGGGCTTCGGCAGCGAAGATCAGGCCGGCCAGATCGCGCTCGAGAAGTTCTTCCGTCCTTACGGCGCAGTCATGGTCCGCAAGCGTCGCGAGAATGACGGTGCTTGGAAGGGCAGTGTCTTTGTCGAGTTTGACTCCGAGGACTCCCAGAAGCAGTTCCTCGAGCTTGACCCCAAACCCAAGTTCAACGGCAACGAGCTCGTCATCATGGGCAAGAAGGAGTACATTGTCATGAAGTGCGAGGAGAAGGGCATCAAGCCCGACTGGGAGCTGACCGAGGAGGAGAAGTACCAGCAGCGCAAGGCACAACGCGAGGCCAAGGGCGACTTCAGCCGCAGCGGCCGTGGAGGAGGTCGTGGAGGTCGTGGACAGGGCCGCGGTGGACGTGGTGGACGTGGTGGCAATGACCGTCGCGACAACCGCCGTGACCGCAACCGATCCCGCTCTCCCCGCAGGCGCCGCGATCGCAGCGCTTCAAACGGCTCCGTCGACGCCGACGACTGGAACAAGCGTCGCGACCGCTTCAAGGACGGCAAGGACGACCGCGCCAGCCACAAggaggacaagaaggagatTGAGCGCGACGCCCACGGCGTTCCCATCGTCAAGGACACTTCCAACAAGCGCAAGGCCGACGGCGGCGAGCCCCAGGGCAGCCCCAAGAAGAGCAAGCTTGAGATCAAGCAGGACGAGTAGAGATGACTTCTCTGCTCCGTTCTTGCACATTTACAACACCTGTACCACTCCATGGAGTTGATCTGAAGTATATCGATGGGATGTTATTGCATTTGGCGGCGTTCAAGGACTATTACATTTCTACGGTCATCGATATGATACCTACTGGGTTTGGGCAAAAGTTTGTTTCTCTATCTCATGGATGAACCAGTCCGGCTGTATCTGGTACATACAGTGTCTTCGCTATTCAGACATGTAGTTGACGACGCATGAATAGAAATACTACCATGACATATAATATCTGTCAAATGTTCCTCATAACTAGTGCTGTGGTATTGTGTGCTTTGTCTCACTTGGTCTCATCCCTCTCAGCTCCACACACCGAACCTTCAGCCCAAGGTCGTAATCTTCTTTCCCCCATTGGGCAACTTCACCCTCAACACCGCTCCGGGAAAAGTCCTCCCATCAACACCCTCGTTCCAATTTGGCTGGTATGGCAGCTGATTGATATTCATATACAAGTAACCATCCTCACCAATCGACGCTCCATCCGGCCAGACGATACGCGGGTCCCTCACAAAAGGCTCTGTACGCAGCGTCTCCGGGTCATAAACATAAACTGCGTTATGCTCAGGCATGCACTGGTATATCAAACCGTTGTCATCGCCTTCGAAGCCATTTGCGTTTCCGCCCCGCTGACCGAGATTCGTAACGTTATTCGCGGCCATGATTTCCGCGAGGGGATCCGAGGAAGGCGTGAGAAGGTTCGCGGCAGGGACCGAGTACAAATAATCTGATGTCAAGGGGCTGTAGTAAATAGTCGAGCCATCGGCGCTGATCTG
Proteins encoded in this window:
- a CDS encoding mitochondrial 37S ribosomal protein uS4m, which encodes MPRKKPRFHSLKKLNVRQNWSRWSLYALSQLKAPNVTTRTYFQQKWTAKASTRAYHGEHIREKKWKHMFKRNLPAVVAMDHRYLARHDGSEQAAGRGMGADSPEKARTPPMTPYMQMAYYPLERRLDTAIFRALFASSVRQARQFVVHGLVKVNGKKMVYPGYALNPGDMFQVEPSSVMFATGAPKERSSTARRIAKEKAAARAEAREQSGGQTPKQPKNDDMVISSSTREEPTPTELKKQLQDLMEQVDGVLAEDVKAKDKQKFRAFRQSVKKAISLWRTANPETVSTLDTQFDFLKHQIAERSAALTQSSPKDASAAEPLISDEDQARLRSAFEKLRLETEHTSAWNRRNAQAPYATPWRPRDYMSAFAFIPRYLEVNQNICAAVYLRHPVARQGLAEVPTPFHIETGQLAFNWYLRNR